GATGACTAGGGAGCGCAGAGTCAAGAATTAGTCTGAAAACATTTGGTCGATCACAGCTTGATACTTATCTGTAACCTGAGGACGCTTGATTTTAAAAGTTTGAGTCATCGTACCGTTTTCTTGAGAAAATGCTTCTGTAATGAAGCGAAAATAGGCAATGCGATCGTCTGCACGATAGCCAGGACGATTTTTTACCTCACGACTGAGTTCATTGCGATATAAATTAATTATTGCCTGGTCATTGAGATCGCTTTGAGCGACTGCTTCTGTCGAGCTATTAAGTTCAGGTAGCTTAAGATTTAGATTTTGCTCTGTAACCCATTGCTGTAGATTTTCTAAGTTAGGTACAATCAATGCCCCTATAGCTCGCCGATCCTGTCCTACTAGGATAATTTGGTCGATATAGACGCTACGCACACAGGCATCTTCAATCGGCTGAGGTTCGATATTTTCGCCATTGGTTAAAACTATCGTATCTTTGGCTCTTCCTGTTAGAACTAGATCGCCGTATGGGGTCAACCAGCCTAAATCACCACTGTCAAACCAACCCTGCTCGTCAATAGCCTTAGCGGTGGCTTCAGAGTTTTTATAATAGCCTTGCATTACCTGACTACCGCGAATTAAAACTAGTCCTCGTTGCCCTTGAGCTAGTTCTTGACGAGTTTGCGGATCGACAATTTTAATTTCGGTTTCTGGTAGCGGCTGTCCTGCCGAGCCTCGAACGTTGTGTTTGGGAGTACGAGCATTGGTGATTGGAGAAGTTTCTGTTAGTCCATAACCGACAAAGACATCGATGTTAACGGTTTGATAAAAATCGTCGAGATATTTAGCTAGGGAACCCCCTCCGCTACATACAGCTTTGATATTACCTACCCCATCACGGATTTTACGGTATACTAGCTTGTCTGCCAGGGCATGAACTGGATAAAGAGAAGCTGCTTTGAGCTTGGCGATCGCTCTTGCTCTAGGCGAAGCATTAAAATGTTCTAAACTGATATTATTGCCAATGCGCTGCGCCATGATATAAGCCTCAGACTGCTTGAGAAAAAACTTGACTAGCTTTTGCTGGGATGCAGACTGTCCACTTAACAGCTTTTGCACCCCTTCATAAAGAGATTCCCAAAGGCGAGGCACGCCAACCATATAAATAGGCTGAAACTTTTTTAAATCCTGTTTAAAATAGCGAATGGTCGTATATACCTGAGTTGCTCCGTGAGCCAAGAAAAAATATTCCGCAGCCCGTTCATAAGCGTGCCAGCTAGGCAGAATTGACAGGATTATATCCCCAGGTTGGGGCTGAAAAACTGTTTTGACGTAATTTACCTGATGTAACAAATTACCATGACTCAGCATTACTCCCTTCGGTTTTCCTGTAGTTCCAGAAGTATAGAGTAAAGTAGCTAAGGTATCTCTATTTTGAGACACAGGCTGTAGCTGATGGTTTTGCCCCAACTCCATTAACTGTTTAAAGTTAATTGTTTTAATTGAGGTAGCTTCAGGGGGTGTCTCGTCGCTCAACAGAACTATTAGTTTAATAGGCAGATTAGCTAGTTCAGAGATTAATTTATTTAAAGTTTTAAAATTTTCCACTACCAAAGCCGTGCTGTCACTATTTTCGAGAATGTAAGCTAATTCTTGCTGTTCTGCTCCCGAAGAACGTACCACATCTACTGCACCTGAGGTCATAATGCCTTGATCGGCAATCAACCAACGAGGACTGTTATCGGCAAACAACGCCACCTTATCCTGAACCTGAACTCCTGAAGCCTGTAACCCAGAGGCAAACTGTTGAATTTGAGCGTATAAGTCTCGATAGTTAATGGCTACTTCTGGTTGGGCATGAGAATCTTGTAAAGCAATGGTGTCCCCAAATTGGTCAGCAGCTATCGGCCAGATTTCAGGCATAGACTCCAGATCAATATAGTCAAAAGCAATGTCTTGGGCGTGGTTGGCGATCGCACTCTTATCTGTATTCATAATTATTAATCTACAATTACCCAGAATAGATAAATAATAATCATTTATGTATTGATATTCAGGGTTTAAGTAGACAATTTAATATTTGAACCAAGTTATAAAAAATATTTGTTTGGTACATCTAAAGATTTCTTCATTCCCAGTCCCTAATTAAGCCGATAGGTAATTTCTTCAACTTGCCCTGGCGCGCCTAAAATCTTTTGCTGCTGATTATTAAAGCTAATTACCACTCCTCCAGCATTCCCCGCTCTAATTGTCACCTGTTCTTTTCCAGTCCATTGACGCTGAGTACCTTGAGGAAGAACACCTTCAAAAGCGACTTTTCCATCTACCATGACCTTGAGCCAGCATCGCTCCTGCAAATTTATACCAACGCTTACCGCCTCAGAATTATTCGATTGAGAAACAAATTGGGGTGTAGCTTCTGGCTGAACTTGAGCAGTAGCGTCGGGTTTTGGTTCGGCTTTGGGAGTTAAAACTGGGCTTTTTGGTGGCGTTTGATTGATAATAACCGGGCGTTCTACCAAAGTAGCGATCCCTTTAACCGAAACAATGACCAAGAAAATATATAGCAAATATAAATGGAGCGATCGCAACTGAAAATTTAGCCAGTATTTACGAGGGTTTTTTGGCGGCAAATTACTAGTTACCACGCGATCGCTTTGAGGCTCGA
The DNA window shown above is from Coleofasciculaceae cyanobacterium and carries:
- a CDS encoding AMP-binding protein; protein product: MNTDKSAIANHAQDIAFDYIDLESMPEIWPIAADQFGDTIALQDSHAQPEVAINYRDLYAQIQQFASGLQASGVQVQDKVALFADNSPRWLIADQGIMTSGAVDVVRSSGAEQQELAYILENSDSTALVVENFKTLNKLISELANLPIKLIVLLSDETPPEATSIKTINFKQLMELGQNHQLQPVSQNRDTLATLLYTSGTTGKPKGVMLSHGNLLHQVNYVKTVFQPQPGDIILSILPSWHAYERAAEYFFLAHGATQVYTTIRYFKQDLKKFQPIYMVGVPRLWESLYEGVQKLLSGQSASQQKLVKFFLKQSEAYIMAQRIGNNISLEHFNASPRARAIAKLKAASLYPVHALADKLVYRKIRDGVGNIKAVCSGGGSLAKYLDDFYQTVNIDVFVGYGLTETSPITNARTPKHNVRGSAGQPLPETEIKIVDPQTRQELAQGQRGLVLIRGSQVMQGYYKNSEATAKAIDEQGWFDSGDLGWLTPYGDLVLTGRAKDTIVLTNGENIEPQPIEDACVRSVYIDQIILVGQDRRAIGALIVPNLENLQQWVTEQNLNLKLPELNSSTEAVAQSDLNDQAIINLYRNELSREVKNRPGYRADDRIAYFRFITEAFSQENGTMTQTFKIKRPQVTDKYQAVIDQMFSD
- a CDS encoding RodZ domain-containing protein, whose protein sequence is MTNNNSPTDRQKLQDIGASLNRIRVAKNISLDAVAAKTHISKRLLAAIEAGDLQELPEPFYIQALVAKFANEIGANEIHFSVEPQSDRVVTSNLPPKNPRKYWLNFQLRSLHLYLLYIFLVIVSVKGIATLVERPVIINQTPPKSPVLTPKAEPKPDATAQVQPEATPQFVSQSNNSEAVSVGINLQERCWLKVMVDGKVAFEGVLPQGTQRQWTGKEQVTIRAGNAGGVVISFNNQQQKILGAPGQVEEITYRLN